A single window of Streptomyces sp. NBC_00464 DNA harbors:
- a CDS encoding TOBE domain-containing protein → MQSYTIGQAARLLGVSPDTARRWADAGRVATHREESGRRLIDGRDLAAFSVEVAQNSTGEEETSSTSARNAFPGIVTAVKLGDVAAQVEIQAGPHRLVSLLTREAVEELGLEVGMTATARVKSTSVHIDRT, encoded by the coding sequence ATGCAGTCATACACCATTGGGCAGGCCGCCCGCCTGCTGGGCGTCAGCCCGGACACCGCGCGGCGCTGGGCGGATGCCGGCCGCGTCGCCACCCATCGCGAGGAGAGCGGTCGCCGCCTCATCGACGGCCGCGACCTGGCCGCGTTCTCCGTCGAGGTCGCACAGAACAGCACGGGCGAGGAAGAGACCTCCTCCACCTCCGCGCGCAACGCCTTTCCGGGCATCGTCACCGCGGTCAAGCTCGGGGACGTAGCGGCGCAGGTGGAGATCCAGGCCGGTCCGCACCGGCTCGTGTCACTGCTGACCCGGGAGGCCGTCGAGGAGCTCGGACTGGAGGTCGGCATGACGGCGACCGCCCGCGTGAAGTCGACCAGCGTGCACATCGACCGCACCTGA
- a CDS encoding MFS transporter, giving the protein MAESAGYRGSAGRDAGSAAGPDAPDPRRWQALAVCLVAGFMTLLDVSIVNVALPSIREGLHTPESDLQWVLSGYSLAFGLFLIPAGRLGDARGRREVFMTGLVLFTLSSAACGAAQSSTWLVIARLVQGLAGGLVSPQISALIQQMFSGRERGRAFGMFGTVVGISTAVGPLLGGLLIQAAGAEEGWRWVFYVNLPLGLVCLLLARRLLPDTPSAGPVRLRDLDPFGILLLGAGVLALLLPFVQAHQWPGNGKWLLLLVAAVLLAAFVGWESRCGRRGTHPVVDLRLFRVRSYWLGCLLILLYFAGFTSIFFITTLYLQSGLHYTALQAGLAITPFALGSAVAAGPGGRLVGRYGRPLVVVGMATVAVGLAATALAVHLVPGRGAGWAMAAPLLLAGLGSGLVIAPNQTLTLSQVPVATAGSAGGTLQTGQRVGSAIGIAAVGSVFFAQVGSAAWSTAYDHGLIVSVAFVIAGLVVALADVGGARRGRTRTQKSAPSPADH; this is encoded by the coding sequence ATGGCAGAGAGCGCGGGGTACCGGGGTTCTGCGGGTCGGGATGCGGGCTCCGCCGCCGGACCGGACGCCCCCGACCCCCGGAGGTGGCAGGCGCTCGCGGTCTGCCTGGTCGCGGGCTTCATGACCCTGCTGGACGTGTCGATCGTCAACGTCGCCCTGCCGTCCATCCGGGAGGGGCTGCACACTCCGGAGTCCGATCTGCAGTGGGTGCTCTCGGGGTACTCGCTCGCCTTCGGCCTCTTCCTGATTCCCGCCGGGCGCCTCGGCGACGCCCGTGGGCGTCGCGAGGTCTTCATGACCGGACTTGTGCTCTTCACCCTGTCGTCCGCGGCCTGCGGCGCCGCCCAGTCCAGCACCTGGCTGGTGATCGCCCGACTGGTCCAGGGGCTGGCCGGCGGTCTGGTCTCGCCGCAGATCTCCGCCCTCATCCAGCAGATGTTCTCGGGGCGGGAGCGGGGCCGGGCGTTCGGCATGTTCGGCACGGTGGTCGGCATCTCCACCGCCGTCGGTCCCCTGCTGGGCGGACTGCTCATCCAGGCGGCCGGTGCCGAGGAGGGCTGGCGCTGGGTGTTCTACGTCAACCTGCCGCTCGGGCTCGTCTGCCTTCTGCTGGCGCGGCGGCTGCTGCCGGACACCCCCTCCGCAGGCCCGGTGCGGCTGCGGGACCTCGATCCCTTCGGGATCCTGCTGCTGGGCGCGGGGGTGCTGGCCCTGCTGCTCCCGTTCGTCCAGGCCCATCAGTGGCCGGGCAACGGGAAGTGGCTGCTCCTGCTGGTCGCCGCGGTACTGCTCGCCGCGTTCGTCGGCTGGGAATCCCGGTGCGGCCGCCGCGGCACCCATCCGGTCGTCGACCTCCGGCTCTTCCGCGTCCGCTCCTACTGGCTGGGCTGCCTGCTGATCCTGCTGTACTTCGCCGGATTCACCTCGATCTTCTTCATCACCACGCTCTACCTGCAGAGCGGGCTGCACTACACCGCCCTGCAGGCGGGCCTGGCGATCACCCCCTTCGCCCTGGGCTCGGCCGTCGCCGCAGGCCCCGGCGGCCGGCTGGTCGGCCGGTACGGGCGCCCCCTCGTCGTTGTGGGCATGGCCACCGTCGCGGTGGGACTGGCAGCCACCGCACTCGCCGTCCACCTGGTGCCCGGCAGGGGAGCGGGATGGGCGATGGCCGCCCCGCTGCTGCTGGCGGGACTGGGCAGCGGCCTGGTCATCGCACCCAACCAGACCCTGACCCTGTCGCAGGTGCCGGTGGCCACCGCGGGAAGCGCCGGCGGCACCCTGCAGACCGGCCAGCGCGTCGGCTCCGCGATCGGGATCGCCGCCGTGGGCTCCGTGTTCTTCGCCCAGGTGGGCTCCGCCGCCTGGTCCACCGCCTACGACCACGGACTCATCGTCTCCGTCGCCTTCGTGATCGCCGGACTCGTCGTGGCGCTGGCCGACGTGGGCGGGGCCCGGCGGGGCAGAACCCGTACACAGAAGTCCGCACCCTCCCCGGCGGACCACTAA
- a CDS encoding glutathione S-transferase family protein, translated as MNDPDGTAQDGNSAYGHKPFKRSRSHFADRITADGQGGRPVEAGRYRLVVSRACPWASRALVSRRLLGLESALSLAVADPLQDDRSWRFTLDPDGRDPVLGIRYLSEAYDARERGYPGGVSVPAIVDVPSGRLVTNDYQQITLDFATEWTALHRPGAPDLYPAPLREEIDEVMEGIYRDVNNGVYRAGFADGQRTYESAYETLFRRLDQVSDRLSDRRYLVGDTITEADIRLFTTLVRFDAVYHGHFKCNRSKLAEDPVLWAYTRDLYQTPGFGDTVDFHHIKQHYYRVHTGINPTGIVPVGPDLAGWLTPHHREQLGGRPFGDGTPPGPVPTGEQVPPRHRP; from the coding sequence ATGAACGACCCGGACGGCACCGCCCAGGACGGCAACAGCGCGTACGGGCACAAACCCTTCAAACGGTCCCGGAGCCATTTCGCCGACCGCATCACCGCCGACGGCCAGGGCGGCCGGCCCGTCGAGGCGGGCCGCTACCGCCTCGTGGTGAGCCGCGCCTGCCCCTGGGCGAGCCGCGCCCTGGTCTCCCGCAGGCTGCTGGGCCTGGAGAGCGCGCTCTCGCTCGCCGTCGCCGACCCCTTGCAGGACGACCGCAGCTGGCGCTTCACCCTGGACCCGGACGGCCGGGACCCGGTACTCGGCATCCGATATCTGAGCGAGGCGTACGACGCCAGGGAACGCGGCTATCCGGGCGGCGTCAGCGTCCCCGCGATCGTCGACGTCCCCAGCGGCAGGCTCGTCACCAACGACTACCAGCAGATCACCCTGGATTTCGCCACCGAATGGACCGCGCTGCACCGCCCCGGGGCACCCGACCTCTACCCGGCGCCGTTGCGCGAGGAGATCGACGAGGTGATGGAAGGGATCTACCGGGACGTCAACAACGGCGTGTACCGGGCCGGATTCGCGGACGGTCAGCGCACGTACGAGAGCGCCTACGAGACGCTCTTCCGCCGCCTGGACCAGGTGTCGGACCGGCTGTCGGACCGGCGCTACCTCGTCGGCGACACGATCACCGAGGCCGACATCCGCCTCTTCACCACCCTGGTGCGCTTCGACGCCGTCTACCACGGCCACTTCAAGTGCAACCGCTCGAAACTGGCCGAGGACCCGGTCCTGTGGGCGTACACCAGAGACCTCTACCAGACCCCCGGATTCGGGGACACCGTCGACTTCCACCACATCAAGCAGCACTACTACCGCGTCCACACGGGCATCAACCCCACCGGCATCGTGCCCGTCGGGCCCGACCTTGCGGGCTGGCTGACACCGCACCACCGCGAGCAGCTCGGCGGCCGGCCGTTCGGCGACGGCACCCCGCCCGGTCCCGTGCCGACGGGCGAACAGGTCCCCCCGCGGCACCGGCCCTGA
- a CDS encoding tetratricopeptide repeat protein, whose translation MSTDSEYETADAALAQAVRLRKEKTPRAHEELVSLAARHPRDAAIAYQAAWSHDSLGLEAQAVPFYERALSGTGLAAEDRHGAFLGLGSTLRVLGRYEEAREVLGRGLGEFAQDAALRTFLAMTLYNLGESREAVRTLLLVSAATSEDPQVRAYRPAIEYYADRLDETE comes from the coding sequence ATGAGCACCGACAGCGAGTACGAGACGGCGGACGCGGCACTTGCGCAGGCGGTGCGCCTGCGCAAAGAGAAGACTCCCCGGGCGCACGAGGAGCTGGTGAGCCTGGCGGCGCGCCATCCGCGCGATGCCGCCATCGCGTACCAGGCCGCCTGGTCGCACGATTCCCTAGGGCTCGAGGCCCAGGCCGTGCCGTTCTACGAGCGCGCGCTGAGCGGAACAGGGCTTGCGGCAGAGGACCGCCACGGGGCGTTTCTCGGCCTCGGCAGCACGCTGCGGGTGCTGGGGCGCTACGAGGAGGCGCGCGAGGTGCTCGGCCGGGGGCTGGGCGAGTTCGCGCAGGATGCCGCCCTGCGGACGTTCCTGGCCATGACGCTGTACAACCTGGGCGAGTCCCGCGAAGCCGTACGGACACTGCTCCTGGTGTCGGCCGCCACCAGCGAGGATCCGCAGGTCCGGGCGTATCGTCCGGCGATCGAGTACTACGCCGATCGCCTGGACGAGACGGAGTAG
- a CDS encoding NADP-dependent isocitrate dehydrogenase, which yields MTDSTIIYTHTDEAPALATYSFLPVVEAYASKAGVTVESRDISLAGRIIASFPDRLQENQRIDDALAELGALATTPGANIIKLPNISASIPQLKAAIAELQEQGYALPDYPDDPQSDEDKDVRARYDKVKGSAVNPVLREGNSDRRAPASVKNYAKTHPHRMGAWSADSKTNVATMGVDDFRSTEKSAVIAEPGSLRIELVGDDGTTTVLRESVPVLAGEVVDAAVMRVAALREFFTAQIARAKSEDVLFSVHLKATMMKVSDPIIFGHVVRAFFPNTFAKYGDVLAAAGLTPNDGLGGILKGLDSVPHVGAEIKASFEAELAEGPALAMVDSDKGITNLHVPSDVIVDASMPAMIRTSGHMWGPDGGEADTIAVLPDSSYAGVYQVVIDDCRANGAFDPSTMGSVPNVGLMAQKAEEYGSHDKTFEIPATGTVRVVDAAGNAVLEQTVGAGDIFRMCQTKDLPIQDWVKLAVTRARATGNPAVFWLDEDRAHDAQLITKVKTYLADHDTDGLQIEILTPEKATAFSLERIRRGEDTISVTGNVLRDYLTDLFPILELGTSAKMLSVVPLMNGGGLFETGAGGSAPKHVQQLVKEDYLRWDSLGEFLALAVSFEHLAQTTDNARAQVLADTLDRATATFLNEDKSPSRKLGGIDNRGSHFYLSLYWAQELAQQSTDAELATAFAPLAKTLAEQEQTIVGELVAVQGKPVDIGGYYQPDPAKAAAVMRPSATFNQAIASLA from the coding sequence GTGACTGACTCGACCATCATCTATACACACACCGACGAGGCCCCGGCCCTGGCGACGTATTCGTTCCTGCCCGTGGTCGAGGCCTATGCCTCGAAGGCCGGGGTCACCGTGGAGAGCCGTGACATCTCCCTGGCGGGCCGGATCATCGCCAGTTTCCCCGATCGCCTCCAGGAGAACCAGCGCATCGACGACGCTCTTGCCGAGCTGGGCGCGCTGGCCACCACTCCCGGTGCGAACATCATCAAGCTGCCGAACATCTCGGCCTCGATCCCGCAGCTGAAGGCCGCGATCGCCGAGCTCCAGGAGCAGGGCTACGCGCTTCCGGACTACCCGGACGACCCGCAGAGCGATGAGGACAAGGACGTCCGCGCGCGCTACGACAAGGTCAAGGGCAGCGCGGTCAACCCCGTCCTGCGCGAGGGCAACTCCGACCGCCGCGCCCCCGCTTCGGTCAAGAACTACGCCAAGACCCACCCGCACCGCATGGGTGCCTGGTCGGCCGACTCCAAGACGAACGTCGCCACCATGGGCGTCGACGACTTCCGCTCGACCGAGAAGTCCGCCGTGATCGCCGAGCCCGGCTCGCTGCGCATCGAGCTGGTGGGCGACGACGGCACCACCACGGTGCTGCGCGAGTCCGTACCCGTGCTCGCCGGCGAGGTCGTGGATGCCGCCGTCATGCGCGTCGCCGCGCTGCGTGAGTTCTTCACCGCGCAGATCGCCCGGGCCAAGTCCGAGGACGTGCTCTTCTCCGTGCACCTCAAGGCCACGATGATGAAGGTCTCCGACCCGATCATCTTCGGCCACGTGGTCCGCGCCTTCTTCCCGAACACCTTCGCCAAGTACGGCGACGTCCTCGCCGCCGCGGGCCTCACCCCGAACGACGGTCTCGGCGGGATCCTCAAGGGTCTCGACTCGGTGCCTCACGTCGGCGCCGAGATCAAGGCGTCCTTCGAGGCCGAGCTCGCCGAGGGCCCCGCCCTGGCGATGGTCGACTCCGACAAGGGCATCACCAACCTGCACGTCCCCAGCGACGTCATCGTGGACGCCTCCATGCCGGCCATGATCCGCACCTCCGGCCACATGTGGGGCCCGGACGGTGGCGAGGCCGACACCATCGCCGTCCTGCCGGACAGCAGCTACGCCGGTGTCTACCAGGTCGTGATCGACGACTGCCGTGCCAACGGCGCCTTCGACCCGTCGACCATGGGCTCGGTGCCCAACGTCGGTCTGATGGCGCAGAAGGCCGAGGAGTACGGCAGCCACGACAAGACCTTCGAGATCCCCGCCACGGGCACCGTGCGCGTCGTCGACGCCGCCGGCAACGCCGTGCTGGAGCAGACCGTGGGCGCCGGTGACATCTTCCGGATGTGCCAGACCAAGGACCTGCCGATCCAGGACTGGGTCAAGCTCGCCGTCACCCGCGCCCGCGCGACCGGCAACCCGGCCGTGTTCTGGCTCGACGAGGACCGTGCGCACGACGCCCAGCTCATCACCAAGGTCAAGACCTACCTGGCGGACCACGACACCGACGGTCTCCAGATCGAGATCCTGACCCCGGAGAAGGCCACCGCCTTCTCGCTGGAGCGCATCCGCCGCGGCGAGGACACCATCTCGGTGACCGGCAACGTGCTGCGTGACTACCTCACCGACCTGTTCCCGATCCTGGAACTCGGCACCAGCGCGAAGATGCTCTCCGTCGTGCCGCTGATGAACGGCGGCGGTCTGTTCGAGACGGGCGCCGGCGGCTCCGCGCCCAAGCACGTCCAGCAGCTCGTCAAGGAGGACTACCTGCGCTGGGACAGCCTGGGCGAGTTCCTCGCCCTCGCGGTCAGCTTCGAGCACCTCGCGCAGACCACGGACAACGCGCGCGCCCAGGTCCTCGCCGACACGCTGGACCGCGCGACCGCCACGTTCCTCAACGAGGACAAGTCCCCCAGCCGCAAGCTCGGCGGCATCGACAACCGCGGCAGCCACTTCTACCTGTCCCTGTACTGGGCTCAGGAGCTGGCGCAGCAGAGCACCGACGCCGAGCTCGCGACGGCGTTCGCCCCGCTCGCCAAGACGCTGGCCGAGCAGGAGCAGACCATCGTCGGCGAACTGGTCGCAGTCCAGGGCAAGCCGGTCGACATCGGCGGTTACTACCAGCCCGACCCGGCCAAGGCCGCGGCCGTCATGCGCCCGTCGGCGACGTTCAACCAGGCGATCGCGAGCCTCGCCTGA
- the ctaD gene encoding aa3-type cytochrome oxidase subunit I, whose protein sequence is MTTTGTAEPTDEEESYANELPVHGKEPGNVVIKWLTTTDHKTIGSLYLVTSFAFFLIGGLLALVMRAELARPGTQLVSNEQFNQAFTIHGTIMLLMFATPLFAGFTNWIMPLQIGAPDVAFPRLNMFAYWLYLFGSLLVVAGFLTPQGAADFGWFAYSPLTDAIRSPGVGSDMWIMGLAFSGFGTILGSVNFITTIICMRAPGMTMFRMPIFVWNVLLTGVLVLLAFPVLAAALLALEADRKFGAHVFDAANGGALLWQHLFWFFGHPEVYIIALPFFGIVSEIIPVFSRKPIFGYIGLIGATIAIAGLSATVWAHHMYVTGAVLLPFFSFMTFLIAVPTGVKFFNWIGTMWKGSLSFETPMLWSIGFLVTFLFGGLTGVILASPPMDFHVSDSYFVVAHFHYVVFGTVVFAMFAGFHFWWPKFTGKMLDERLGKITFWTLFVGFHGTFLVQHWLGAEGMPRRYADYLASDGFTALNTISTVSSFLLGLSMLPFLYNVWKTAKYGKPVGVDDPWGYGRSLEWATSCPPPRHNFLTLPRIRSESPAFDLHHPSVRELDEAANRGDRSATVAPGDRQA, encoded by the coding sequence GTGACGACGACGGGCACAGCAGAGCCGACGGACGAAGAGGAGTCGTACGCCAACGAGCTTCCGGTGCACGGCAAGGAGCCGGGAAACGTCGTCATCAAGTGGCTGACCACCACCGACCACAAGACGATCGGCTCGCTGTACCTGGTCACCTCGTTCGCGTTCTTCCTCATCGGCGGCCTGCTCGCACTCGTCATGCGCGCCGAGCTGGCCCGCCCGGGCACGCAGCTCGTGTCGAACGAGCAGTTCAACCAGGCGTTCACCATCCACGGCACGATCATGCTGCTGATGTTCGCGACGCCGCTGTTCGCCGGATTCACCAATTGGATCATGCCGCTGCAGATCGGCGCGCCCGATGTGGCGTTCCCGCGGCTGAACATGTTCGCGTACTGGCTGTACCTCTTCGGTTCGCTGCTCGTGGTGGCCGGCTTCCTCACCCCGCAGGGCGCGGCCGACTTCGGCTGGTTCGCCTACTCCCCGCTGACGGACGCGATCCGCTCGCCGGGGGTCGGCTCCGACATGTGGATCATGGGCCTGGCCTTCTCCGGCTTCGGCACGATCCTCGGTTCGGTCAACTTCATCACCACGATCATCTGCATGCGCGCACCCGGCATGACGATGTTCCGCATGCCGATCTTCGTCTGGAACGTCCTGCTGACCGGTGTGCTGGTCCTGCTCGCCTTCCCGGTCCTCGCCGCGGCGCTCCTGGCGCTGGAGGCGGACCGGAAGTTCGGTGCGCACGTCTTCGACGCGGCCAACGGCGGCGCGCTGCTCTGGCAGCACCTGTTCTGGTTCTTCGGCCATCCGGAGGTGTACATCATCGCGCTCCCGTTCTTCGGGATCGTCAGTGAGATCATCCCCGTCTTCAGCCGCAAACCGATCTTCGGCTACATCGGCCTGATCGGCGCGACGATCGCCATCGCCGGGCTGTCCGCGACCGTGTGGGCCCACCACATGTACGTGACCGGTGCGGTGCTGCTGCCGTTCTTCTCCTTCATGACGTTCCTCATCGCGGTGCCCACCGGGGTGAAGTTCTTCAACTGGATCGGCACGATGTGGAAGGGCTCGCTGTCCTTCGAGACACCGATGCTCTGGTCGATCGGCTTCCTCGTGACGTTCCTCTTCGGCGGTCTGACCGGTGTCATCCTGGCTTCGCCGCCGATGGACTTCCACGTCTCGGACTCGTATTTCGTGGTCGCGCACTTCCACTACGTCGTCTTCGGCACCGTGGTGTTCGCGATGTTCGCCGGATTCCACTTCTGGTGGCCGAAGTTCACCGGCAAGATGCTGGACGAGCGGCTCGGAAAGATCACCTTCTGGACGCTGTTCGTCGGCTTCCACGGCACGTTCCTGGTGCAGCACTGGCTGGGCGCAGAGGGGATGCCACGTCGATACGCGGACTACCTCGCCAGCGACGGCTTCACCGCGCTGAACACGATCTCGACGGTCTCCTCGTTCCTGCTCGGCCTGTCGATGCTGCCTTTCCTCTACAACGTGTGGAAGACGGCGAAGTACGGGAAGCCGGTCGGGGTCGACGACCCGTGGGGCTACGGCCGTTCGCTGGAGTGGGCGACCTCCTGCCCGCCGCCGCGGCACAATTTCCTCACACTGCCCCGGATCCGTTCCGAATCCCCGGCGTTCGACCTGCACCACCCCTCCGTACGCGAACTCGACGAGGCCGCGAACCGCGGTGACCGCTCCGCGACGGTGGCGCCGGGGGACAGGCAGGCGTGA
- a CDS encoding NAD(P)/FAD-dependent oxidoreductase — MARPRILVVGAGFAGVECVRRLERGLRPGEADIALVAPFSYQLYLPLLPQVASGVLTPQSVAVSLRRSSRHRTRIIPGGAIGVDPRAKVCVIRKITDEVVYEPYDYIVLSPGSVTRTFDIPGLLDNARGMKTLAEAAYVRDHVIAQLDLADASNDEEERASRLQFVVVGGGYAGTETAACLQRLTSNAVRHYPRLDPKLIKWHLIDIAPKLMPELGDKLGESALKVLRERGIEVSLGVSIAEAGAETVTFTDGRVLPCRTLIWTAGVTASPLVTTFDAETVRGRLAVTPEMTLPGYDGMFALGDVAAVPDLAKGDGAVCPPTAQHAMRQGRRLADNLLATLRHQPLRPYVHKDLGLVVDLGGKDAVSKPLGIEMHGITAQAVARGYHWSALRTNVAKARVMTNWLINAAAGDDFVRTGFQSRKPATLRDFEYTDRYLTPEQVREHTASLNARMK; from the coding sequence GTGGCACGACCCAGGATTCTCGTTGTCGGAGCCGGATTTGCCGGGGTCGAGTGCGTACGCCGTCTGGAGCGTGGGCTCCGCCCGGGTGAAGCGGACATCGCGCTCGTCGCACCGTTCTCGTACCAGCTCTACCTGCCGCTGCTGCCGCAGGTCGCCTCCGGCGTCCTCACCCCGCAGTCCGTCGCGGTGTCACTGAGGCGGAGCAGTCGGCACCGCACCCGCATCATTCCCGGCGGGGCCATCGGAGTGGACCCCAGGGCGAAGGTCTGCGTCATCCGCAAGATCACCGACGAGGTGGTCTACGAGCCGTACGACTACATCGTGCTCAGTCCGGGCAGTGTCACCCGCACGTTCGACATCCCCGGCCTGCTGGACAACGCCCGCGGCATGAAGACGCTGGCCGAGGCGGCGTACGTACGTGATCACGTGATCGCGCAGCTCGACCTCGCGGATGCCAGCAACGACGAGGAGGAGCGGGCCTCCCGGCTGCAGTTCGTGGTGGTCGGCGGCGGGTACGCGGGCACCGAGACGGCTGCCTGTCTGCAACGGCTCACCAGCAACGCGGTCAGGCACTATCCCCGGCTCGACCCGAAGCTGATCAAGTGGCATCTGATCGACATCGCTCCGAAGCTGATGCCCGAGCTGGGCGACAAGCTGGGCGAGAGCGCGCTGAAGGTCCTGCGGGAACGCGGCATCGAGGTGTCGCTCGGTGTCTCCATCGCCGAGGCGGGCGCCGAAACGGTGACGTTCACCGACGGCCGGGTACTGCCCTGCCGCACGCTGATCTGGACGGCCGGTGTCACCGCGAGCCCGCTCGTCACCACCTTCGACGCGGAGACGGTCCGTGGCAGGCTGGCGGTGACCCCCGAGATGACCCTGCCCGGCTACGACGGCATGTTCGCGCTCGGCGACGTGGCGGCAGTGCCGGACCTGGCCAAGGGCGACGGCGCGGTCTGCCCGCCGACGGCCCAGCACGCGATGCGTCAGGGCCGCAGGCTCGCCGACAACCTGCTGGCGACGCTCCGGCACCAGCCGCTGCGGCCGTACGTCCACAAGGATCTCGGGCTCGTCGTGGACCTCGGCGGCAAGGACGCCGTCTCCAAGCCCCTGGGCATCGAGATGCACGGGATCACGGCCCAGGCCGTGGCCCGCGGCTACCACTGGTCGGCGCTGCGGACCAACGTGGCCAAGGCACGCGTCATGACCAACTGGCTGATCAACGCGGCGGCGGGCGACGACTTCGTCCGTACGGGATTCCAGTCCCGCAAGCCCGCGACACTGCGGGACTTCGAGTACACGGACAGATACCTCACCCCGGAGCAGGTCCGTGAGCACACCGCGTCCCTGAACGCCCGGATGAAGTGA
- the rho gene encoding transcription termination factor Rho gives MSAKGPPRMTTTLEHPVTTTTRPAAATAAAGILDITQQGHGSLRSAGGHPAPGDVQVPAALIRKHGLRKGDVVEGACERPRALSAVARVNGLPPQSLRGRPHFRDLTPLHPRQRLRLETSSGSPSTRIVDLVAPVGKGQRGLIVAPPRTGKTVLLQQIAAAVAENHPESHLMVVLLDERPEEVTDMRRSVRGEVYASTFDRPAKEHIALAELALERAKRLVEQSRDVVILLDSLTRLCRAHNNAAGNGGRTLSGGVDAAALTGPKRLFGAARLTEEAGSLTILATALVDTGSRADEYFFEELKGTGNMELRLDRSLAEKRIHPAVNIAASGTRRDELLVPADELTAVRGLRRALHSRDAQTSLETLLDRIRRTEDNAAFLRLIRTTVPSA, from the coding sequence ATGTCCGCGAAAGGACCACCCCGCATGACCACCACACTCGAACACCCCGTCACCACCACGACCCGGCCCGCGGCCGCCACGGCCGCCGCCGGCATCCTCGACATCACGCAGCAGGGGCACGGCTCCCTGCGCTCGGCCGGCGGCCATCCCGCCCCCGGGGACGTACAGGTCCCCGCGGCACTCATCCGCAAGCACGGCCTGCGCAAGGGCGATGTCGTCGAGGGGGCCTGCGAGCGGCCCCGCGCCCTGAGCGCCGTCGCCCGCGTCAATGGCCTGCCTCCGCAGTCACTGCGCGGCCGCCCGCACTTCCGCGACCTCACTCCGCTCCACCCCCGGCAGCGGCTGCGCCTGGAGACATCGTCCGGCAGCCCCTCGACGCGCATCGTCGATCTGGTCGCCCCTGTCGGCAAGGGGCAGCGCGGGCTGATCGTCGCACCTCCCAGGACCGGCAAGACGGTTCTTCTCCAGCAGATCGCGGCCGCCGTCGCCGAGAACCACCCCGAGTCCCATCTGATGGTGGTGCTCCTCGACGAACGGCCCGAGGAGGTCACCGACATGCGCCGCTCGGTTCGCGGCGAGGTCTACGCCTCGACCTTCGACCGGCCGGCCAAGGAACACATCGCCCTCGCGGAACTCGCGCTCGAACGCGCCAAGCGGCTCGTCGAGCAGAGCCGGGACGTCGTCATTCTGCTGGACTCGCTCACCCGCCTCTGCCGGGCCCACAACAACGCGGCGGGGAACGGTGGACGCACCCTGAGCGGCGGTGTGGACGCCGCCGCGCTGACAGGCCCCAAGCGGCTCTTCGGCGCCGCCCGTCTCACCGAGGAGGCCGGTTCCCTGACCATTCTGGCCACGGCGCTCGTCGACACCGGCTCCCGGGCGGACGAGTACTTCTTCGAGGAGCTGAAGGGCACCGGCAACATGGAACTCCGGCTTGACCGTTCACTGGCCGAGAAGCGCATCCACCCTGCGGTGAACATCGCCGCCTCCGGCACTCGGCGAGATGAACTCCTCGTGCCGGCCGACGAGTTGACCGCCGTACGAGGACTGCGCCGGGCCCTGCACTCCAGGGACGCGCAGACCTCCCTGGAGACGCTGCTGGACCGAATCCGGCGTACCGAGGACAACGCCGCATTCCTGCGCCTGATCCGCACCACCGTGCCGTCGGCCTGA
- a CDS encoding GNAT family N-acetyltransferase, whose product MPIHLTALTDPDRGANDYRLAWLASDESGAPVGSAFLRVFTREGQDHLAELELHVHPVERRKGTGSQLLDAAVRAAREHGRRSVVAQTEAGTPGDGFLRAKGLRKVLTLTYARLSLEDLDTAALTAVTREPHPGYRLESWDGAVPGPLAQTFAASRRAMDDMPMDDTDYGIVVWDVDRVRAVAQAVEERGDRLHTVAAVDENDGTIAGFTELVVPGDGKGDGQHYGTGVLPEHRGHGLARWMKALSVLRARERHPDLGGLLADTADSNTYMRRINDAFGYEATHRSVEYQLDLQGL is encoded by the coding sequence TTGCCGATACACCTCACCGCCCTGACCGATCCCGACCGCGGCGCCAACGACTACCGCCTGGCGTGGCTGGCCTCCGACGAGTCGGGAGCGCCCGTCGGATCGGCGTTCCTCCGGGTCTTCACCCGCGAGGGCCAGGACCACCTCGCCGAACTGGAACTCCATGTGCACCCGGTGGAACGCCGCAAGGGCACCGGCTCGCAACTGCTGGACGCGGCGGTCCGGGCGGCCCGGGAGCACGGCAGGCGCTCCGTAGTCGCGCAGACCGAGGCCGGGACCCCGGGAGACGGGTTCCTGCGGGCCAAGGGGTTGCGCAAGGTCCTCACCCTCACCTACGCCCGGCTGTCCCTGGAGGACCTGGACACCGCGGCCCTGACCGCCGTCACCCGGGAGCCGCATCCGGGCTACCGGCTGGAGTCCTGGGACGGCGCCGTGCCCGGTCCGCTGGCGCAGACGTTCGCCGCGTCGCGCCGCGCCATGGACGACATGCCCATGGACGACACCGACTACGGAATCGTCGTGTGGGACGTCGACCGTGTACGGGCCGTGGCGCAGGCCGTCGAGGAGCGCGGCGACCGCCTCCACACCGTGGCCGCCGTCGACGAGAACGACGGAACGATCGCGGGCTTCACCGAACTCGTCGTACCGGGCGACGGAAAGGGCGACGGCCAGCACTACGGAACGGGCGTACTGCCCGAGCACCGGGGCCACGGCCTCGCACGCTGGATGAAGGCCCTGTCCGTCCTGCGGGCCCGCGAGCGCCACCCGGATCTGGGCGGACTGCTCGCGGACACCGCAGACAGCAACACGTACATGCGGCGCATCAACGACGCGTTCGGTTACGAGGCGACCCACCGCTCGGTCGAGTACCAGCTCGACCTCCAGGGCCTTTAG